The Nicotiana tomentosiformis chromosome 2, ASM39032v3, whole genome shotgun sequence genome includes the window ATAATTACAATAACTTTTGTTTCTAGTGAAGAAATTGGTAACACACGATTATAGAACGAACTATGATCCTCTGCATAATTACAATAACTTTTGTTTCCTTTATTATTCatgtaaaaaaaattattatcgaACTTTCCAATTTAAGAAACAAAATCAGAATCACGTTCATACAACAAACAACTTATATGTTTTTATTCGTAAGATCGAACAAGTAACTTGACATGCATAATTGTTATAAACACATAAATAAAACGGCATATATGAGTCCAACCGTAATAGAATGGAACTAAGAGAGACGCCATGCATCAAAGGCAATGATGAAATATCAttggtttttcaagaaaatcctCAAAGGCGACCAGCCTCCTCCATTCTAATTAAGTATGCTGCTATTGTTAGAGAAAAATGCAAGTGGCAACTGGCAACCATGAGAGGAAGGAGAGTAAGATGAAGTACAAACTAAAATCCAAAGTCAAAAAGTGAATATCAAAATAAAACAGAATCTTTTCATAGCAACCATGCATTATTCGTGAAATAATGTGTAGTAACGAGTACGTAGGAAAATTGTATCTCCAGAACTCATATGTTTTAATCAATAGTAAATACTATACATTTGTTTGATGCACTTACAACTCTAATGATCTTCAAGCAGCATTTATCTCTTGTTTTTAGCTACATCGACAGATTTTATACGTCCCCTTTAATTTATTTGGAAGCATAAAattgaaataattaattaatggGGAGGAATAATATGCATCTGATGGAGGATTTGTTCAAAATTGTCAGTTGGCTTGTCAATAGGATGAGTGTGCATGCCTTCGTAAGTTGTCACCACAACTCCTTCATCTTTGGAAAGGCGTTGTACTTGCTTCTTCACATTGCATCCTTGATGTGTACATTTGTAGTAGCTTCTGCAAATTAACAAGAATCAACATACTATATTATATCGCCACCTCATCTGGAAACTAACTTAAATAGGTTCCGAATTGTCCTCTAGTATAATTACCAACATGGCTATGCAAAGATTCAATTTTTTGTCTTAACGCATGTGAGCTGCCAACGTTGTTGTCTATCTGAGTTTAAATTCTAACAAACTAGGAGATTTCTTTTCATTTGTTTAAGCTTTGATGGACACCGCCGTTattcaaaagagaaaaaagaatctTCTTTATTGATCAGGTGTTAATTACACATAAAATGAGTGCAAGGTACTATATAATTACTCCTCAAGATTCTGTCATTAGCTAGCTAGCAGTCGTCTAGATTCAAGAGGGTCGAGGGGGTTCCTGGTGCTAATTATTAAGACCCGCAAGATCttaatatttatcaatatcaaatTTTCCCTTCTAATTATAATTAACCATCAAAATCTGACTAGCTCACCAAAAAAATGATAAAAGAACTAGAAAGACTATTGTTCCCTCATCTCTTCTGTTTAGTTCCTTTGTTCGAAATTAAAACATGTATACGGGCTATGACTGCTATCTCATATAATATTTCTAACTTAATTAAAAAGGTGACTATAAGTAGCATCTTATTTAAGATCGAAGAATGTTCATGTGTTTTTGAGTACTGGCGTGATATATATACCGcgataataacaacaacaacaaacccaatgtAATCACTCAAGTGAGGTCTGAGGAAGATattgtgtacgcagatcttactccTACCCTGTGAAGGTAAAAAGAGTACTGTTTCCAATAGATCCTCGATTGGCTCAAGGAAAGCATAGTCACAACAGTTTTGAAAAGAAATACGGTAGTGAAAAAGTCATGGAAAAaaaacagtaacaacaacaagaaaataagaaaatCGAAAATATATGGCAATAATAAGGGCACTAAATCACAGTTTAAATTTTTCATTCATAACAGTAAAACTAAAGATAAATTAAGTATATGATGAGACATAACAATACTACTCCATTTTAAGAAGGATAAGGTAGTGTTGGGACAAACGAAATTACCTTGGGTAGTTGTTGTTCTTGACAGCTTTTTGTCCATATTTTCTCCAGCGATAGCCATCATCAAGAATATCAACCTGGCTTCTTGTTTGGAAAGCAAATCTGGGCTTCTTAATTTTCTTATCCCCCTTCTTCTTAAGCGATGATATAATATTGGTAGTATGAGTTTCTGATGAAACAACTCCCACAGGGCTGTGTTTTATGTTGGATACGTGTTGCTCTCTTGCTGTAGAATTAGAATTCTCGGTCTTTAATCCCGAGATCCATCCATTCATAGAGTTGTAACAACATGTTGAACCAAGAAAGGGCATCCACTGATTCTCCATTTATTAGTAGGATAAAAGAGCACCTTAATATAAAGGAGCGCGGCTTGTCTGATAATTGTTGGCAACTACTAAGATGCTAGACAATTGTGAAACAAATGTTTGTATTAATTGACAAGATACATATATGATCAAAATGGTTAAAGTTGTAAAATAAAATGGAATATATAGTGATTTTGAAGGACTGGTATTTCCTAGATAATAATGTGGAAAATTAAAGTTACCGGCGGCTAGCTTGGTCAAGTCATCATTAACTTTGAGAATGAGAACAAGGAAATGAAAATTTGAGTGCGTAGAAAATTAGCACTTATAGCCAGTAGAATACGTGAAATACTTCCTGTCGTTGTCTCCACGGTATAGATTAAGAGggaaaactggaaaaaaaatcaaCTCCACGACCCGTACAGAGGGGCGGCTCAAGCACGAACAGGCCTAAAGCCAAAGTTTGATACGaggcctaaatttttaaaagaaagttttaagatatatttttatttgaaatctATTCTTCTAACTTTTTGAGATATGAAgttgttaataattctttttatAATCGATTTCTCTAATAATTCTTGCACGATTGATAATATAGTCAACCTATCTAATCTTTCTAagatattgttgatcttagaTAAGATTTTACAAAGCAATAGAAGTATAGAATGATTGGAAGCTTAAGAGTATTGTTGAACACTTGAACTAGTAAAATCTTAGAGAAAGAAGGTGAGTAATAAAATCTTGGAAAAAGAAGTGAGTAAGAATATCAAAGAGAAATACAAAAAATATGTAGGGTTTTCTGAAATATGAAGAAAATCAGGACAACACCAAATTATAATTTCCTTCTACAAAGAGGAAAACCCAATTATGATAAAAATGTCGTCCTTTCCTTCAAGAAACAGGAAActaaatatggtaagaaaatcaggacaacACCAACAGCTACACATAGAGTAATAATATTCCCGGATGTTGAATAAATCTTGAGTAGAAATAATTCTACGAGATTTTATTATTCTTTCTATCCAAAAGGAATTGTGGTGGTTGGAGCACGAGAATCTAAATTATCTAATTTTCAGAGTGAGTTCGAATATTATTCGAATAAATACACGTTAAGatattaaataaaatatattaacacattttttcttataattacaattataattatttaataactTCTTATGTAATCAGAATCAATGGAAAAAAAATTTGACTTACAAATTGTAGTAACGTCAAAAAATTTGTAACATAGGGAGAAACATTTCTCCTTGTGTCGCTAGTTCAGAAAATCTTCGAGGAAGGGATGACACCGTTTAGTAATTTCTCGTGAAAAAATGCGCAAATTTTCTTCGATGGTTGTGAATGTCTAATTGATTTGTACAACTAGCAAATACTAGGTTGCATAATGGAAAAAAGAAGTTGACGACACTCAGAATTATGTTAAGTAATGCGTATAAGTGTATTTTGTCTTAGATAAAAACACTATGAATTATCCAAACAAGAATTCTTAGAACATCAAACAACCAAAAAGTACATGTAAGTAATTTTTGTTATaggtaattgtcacgacccaaaattccattaCAGGCgccgtgatgacacttagtctctaaaactaagtaaaccgattataattacaattcaagccaaatttttttctttttaaacatataattataatacatgtgtcaaaaccaacagtgaaaataattacaaacaacctcctaagaccggtaatactgagtcatgaactctaactgaatacatgaagtgatctcaaggatcgaatacttaaTATTGTtttattaataattaacagtacaataaaatagaaagactccaagggactgtgacgaccaagcagctctaccttgaatcctagtgatcacactctaactctgtccgattCCGGTATCtcaaatacctggctctgcactaaaatgtgcataagtgtagtatgaatacaccacagtcggtaccgagtaagtatcaagactaacctcagtggagtagtgacgaggtaccgtcaagatactcactagtctaataatatctgcaatataatatacaaaaataataaataaataaatatctttccaataaatatatttcgaatatactcccttcaaataaatatctttcgaataaaattctttaaaataaatctctttcaaatataattccttcaaataaatatctttcaaataaaagtcaccatatgatacctcatttcaaaatcataaaaatatgggtctcggcccactttcatatttacacggcaccttgtgccaatttctctatcatagccgcacggacaactcacgtgccaatatcatcatcatttactcacggcacctcgtacccacatttcatatcacaattgcacggacagtccacgtgccaatatcatcattatttactcacggcacctcgtgtccacatttcatttcataatctgtcttgcaatagccacatgcttccaaatttcaacatagatcagactattatcaatttaccaacaacaagacaaattgcagaatatataaaaataaacacaagaaaaatcacaatatcacatgaaaattaccaacgcaatgaCCCCACATCGTCACaaaaaaattaccaacacaataattctacatcatcacatatcatccctgacaataactatcattatctctcctatagccacccttatcactcctataatagcctcccttatccctccgccctgacaatatcaatagccacccttatcgctccgtataataaccacccttatcattccgcccagacaatatctcaACATACATAACCacgatgaaatgccacccttatacccacatgatatcaacggtgaaatgccacccttatatcctcataataataacttaaatcacacaataatttacacgaaatattatcacgacaacacaacacaatcaattcttATCACAATTTACCCAacaaccacaaccaattccaatgatatagtaaaatcaataaatttctcaaaaatagcccaaggctccacacaacatatataaaatctcaaaaacaatcaatagagatagaaaatactcagtatatggcaacgccttcattaatctaaattcttgataattatattaacgcctcagtttaaacttagttcattaattatttgcagatggaagaatccataatataattatttccaggaaatatcaaatcaacaaactcacaaaatttacataaatattcaagtaacaatcacatcaaattgtcatgtaaaaataaattcaacaaacaaggattgaggcatggcaaatagatgatttaataaataccaataattattcaatttactacacagtaatacctaagactttaacctaataaaatttgcacatataagctggagtacgtactcgtcacctctcgtacacgacttttcacatttctcaaatggcacataagactcgatgcctaaggggtaatttccccactcaaggttaggtaagatacttacctttttgaagttatgtcgatattctaAAATTGCCTTTTTgcatgaattgacctccgaatagctcaaatctatcacaattaattgtataacttcattaaaatttatcgaaaataattttggataataaaacgtcgacttaaaattttattctaaaaagtcaaccaaagtcaacgcggggctcgcctctcaAAATCCGACAGAATTTTTACggaatctgaacacccattccgatacgagtttaaccataccaattttatcgaattctaataacaaatcgtcctccaaatcttgaattttcgaTTTTGaacaattttacaaaaattccaatttcctccattaaaactcgaattaaacgatgaatataaccatagattcatgaaatataatcactttcggatatagaacacttattcCAGTccaagtcgtgaagaaatcctcaaaatcgcccaaaaatcaagCTCCAAAAATCTCAgttgaaaatgaagaaatgacagatttttAATCTTTAATCTTCTGCCCagattcgcatttgcggacaaaaacttcgcatttgcgaataaacAGTAACCTCCcatgaacagtgttcgcaattgcgaactgcaCTAAAATCCAAAAATCATCGCAAATTACGAATGAACAGTAACCTTCAATGAACAGTGTTCGTAATTGCgataaattgttcgcaattgcgaatgaacagtacctcaccagaaaccagcaaactcaaacttttctaaaatgatctgaaaccaccccgaaactcatccgaaacctcccgaacacaaaccatatatgcatttcaatcataacatgatacggacctgctcgcgcactcaaaacactgaaaaaagTTTGTCTTAactcgatattgaccatggtcaaatttccaaatttctgacctttactagtctctcaacaaatgatccaaaaatacacccaagcccctcgctaccccgtcaaatcataccaacaagtcccaaaacatgataggaacttagtcgaggcctcaaaccacatcaaacaattccAAGACTACGAATTGCGCCTCGAATCGAtcaggaatgacttcaaattctataatttacGTCAAAACGTATTAAAACAAtcaggaatgacttcaaattttacacgcGAGTCATCAATGAtgtaatggagctgttccaattttcggaatcgaaatccgacctcgttataaaaaatttgaccttcggtcgaactttccaaaaatcttatatttcCAACATTcaccaaaatgcgtcaaattgaCCTACGAACTTCCACATCCAAATCCGTACATACGCCtatatccaaaatcaccatacaaagctattgaaaccatcaaaattctgttccgggatcgtttgctcaaaagtcaactctctggtcaactatttccatttaagcttcaataaatgagaattgttctttaaattaaagTCCGAATCTTCTGGAAACCAAACTCGATCATACAaacgggtcataatatatattacgaagCTTATCAGGACCTTAAGTCACAGaatggggcattaattcttataacgacaagtcgggtcgttacattctccccctcttaaacatacgttcgtcctcgaacgtgccaagaatctttctgaggacttaaTTTACTGAATGTATTTACTGCACATATACTCAcaggtgattctacgtcaccataaatttaacaggggtccgaGAATACCATCTCAGTTTAGATTACTTCTTTGATCCACATTTATACACTTTAAAACCAATTctttacactccaaacattttcaaaaagcCTTATTTTCCATATTAACACATGGTATTAGTTTCACCCgtctatagcaactcgtgcctacgcacacattatacgtatgtccataaccacatctctgatcataatagccgTTCGTAATTTAATTTcaacatcctcaattaatctcatattaaccaaaatctcatttcaactttTCGTAACATTGACAGCAACACGCGAAGCATGaaaacctcataattatttatccgaattaacgagtcgcATTTAACACCACCTAGACACTCGCCTTATAGGCTAACactcaatgtttacaacacgaatatggctaaatatgcacagaaacatataaaagaattatcaaaaaagcctagcaggcatgactccttattaatactatagtacaattttaatttcacaaagggagaatttaaactcataagtttttcaccacaaggacatcgcccttatataacttccaccgcggcttgtagcccagttcaaatatttcacatcatataaaagaatgcgaggatctcgtcctcaactccgaatcacaagtattttgcacattgtgccaactgaaattttccatttcctttctttcttctttttaataaattccataaataattttcacaacacataatgaacccccataccggtagggcatataattcataaaattgaattcaattattctgaaatcacatcaaaacccactgtagagagtaataggaagtcacttttggacttatagtcctcaatagtgtacaaaataaaaatgatagacacgggctatcaTCATCgaatctcccaacaaggataaacatataagtgggtcataaaattcgaagctcacccataagaggagcataataagaggactcacctcaatattcacaACAGAATCGAATTAAGGAAAAAtttccttttataacaaatcaggatcatacctgtaacaacaccatctggtgtagtggcctcagccacaccatagaaaatatatcaatgggttgggcctccccctctagcgCGTCCtatacccgcatgtcctccatctctaactggttgtgcacgtggggtagtaactACATTGGAGCccgtagcctgagtgttctgatagaatccacccctcccaagtctgggacaatctctcatgatgtgcctagtatcccCACACTCATAATAACCCCTCTAAGGTCACAACTGCTCGtgctgagtctgtgccggatagctggaataaccactgtaagaatttcGTGTCGCTGGTGTACTGTAAGAAcatactggagcaccccgagtaatctgatatgCGGACtaagctggccgactgctcgagcc containing:
- the LOC104103392 gene encoding probable WRKY transcription factor 43, with amino-acid sequence MENQWMPFLGSTCCYNSMNGWISGLKTENSNSTAREQHVSNIKHSPVGVVSSETHTTNIISSLKKKGDKKIKKPRFAFQTRSQVDILDDGYRWRKYGQKAVKNNNYPRSYYKCTHQGCNVKKQVQRLSKDEGVVVTTYEGMHTHPIDKPTDNFEQILHQMHIIPPH